In a genomic window of Helianthus annuus cultivar XRQ/B chromosome 10, HanXRQr2.0-SUNRISE, whole genome shotgun sequence:
- the LOC110881217 gene encoding non-specific lipid-transfer protein 1: MAGGSKVAFVAVLIAIVAATTLPSTESAVTCKSVVSSLTPCATYLIRGGQVPTKCCNGVQSLYKDANTKEDRQMACRCMEQASKLVPGINEKYANMLPEKCDVHIPYKITPTFDCSTVQ; the protein is encoded by the exons ATGGCAGGGGGATCAAAGGTGGCGTTTGTGGCGGTGCTCATCGCGATAGTGGCAGCGACAACACTCCCTTCAACAGAGAGTGCGGTGACATGCAAGTCGGTGGTGAGTAGCCTAACTCCATGCGCAACATACCTCATTAGAGGAGGACAGGTTCCTACAAAGTGCTGCAATGGTGTGCAGTCACTATACAAGGACGCCAACACGAAAGAGGACCGGCAGATGGCTTGCCGGTGCATGGAACAAGCCTCCAAATTGGTCCCCGGAATTAACGAAAAATACGCTAATATGTTACCTGAAAAATGCGATGTTCATATCCCTTACAAGATTACCCCTACCTTCGATTGCTCTAC GGTACAATAA